CTACGACGGCTCGCTGCACTGGCTCGCCCCCGTGGAGCGCCTGCTCTATCGGCTGAGCGGCGTGGATCCCGACGAGGACCAGCATTGGACGCGCTACGCCGCCTCGATGCTGATCTTCAGTCTGGCGACGCTGCTGCTCACGTACGTCGTGCTGCGCGTCCAGCAGTGGCTCCCGCTCAATCCGGCGCACCTGCCCAACGTGGTGGCCCGCCAGGCGTTCGAGACCGCGGCCTCGTTCACGACCAACACCAACTGGCAGTCGTACAGCGGCGAGACGACGATGTCGTACTTCTCGCAGATGACCCAGCTCGCGTTCCACAACTTCGCGTCGGCGGCTGTGGGCGTGGCGCTGGCCATCGCCTTCACGCGAGGCATCGCGCGCCACAGTGCCGGCAAGCTCGGCAACTTCTGGACCGATCTGGTGCGCGGCACGCTGTACGTGTTCCTGCCCGCGTCGTTGGTGTTCGCGCTGCTCCTCGTGCAGCAGGGCGCGATCCAGAACTTCGCGCATTACGTCACGGTCACCACCGTCGAGGGCGCCAGGCAGGTGCTGGCGATGGGGCCGGTGGCCAGCCAGGAAGCCATCAAGCAGATCGGCACGAACGGCGGCGGATTCTTCAACGCCAACTCGGCGCATCCGTTCGAGAATCCCACGCCGTGGACCAACTTCTGGCAGATGTTCACGATCTTCCTCGTGCCGGCCGGGCTCACCTACGCCTTCGGCCGCATGGTGAAGAACCAGAAGCACGGGTGGGCGCTCTGGGCCGCGATGTTCGTGCTGTTCATGGCCGGGACGACCACCGCGTACTGGGCGGAAGCGCGCGGGAACCCCATCCACCGCCAACTCGGCGTGAACACGGCGGCGACCGCTGGCAACCCCGGCGGCAACATGGAGGGCAAGGAGGTCCGATTCGGCATCGCGAATTCGGCGCTGTTCGCGACCATCACCACCGACGCCTCGTGCGGCGCGGTGAATGCGATGCACGACTCGTTCACGCCGCTCGGCGGATTGGTCCCGTTGGTCAACATGCAGCTCGGCGAGGTGGTGTTCGGCGGCGTCGGCGCCGGCCTGTACGGCATGCTGGTGATGGTCGTGCTGACGGTGTTCATCGCCGGCCTCATGGTGGGGCGCACCCCGGAGTACCTGGGCAAGAAGATCCAGGCGCGGGAAGTCCAGATGGCGATGCTCTACGCGCTGGTGTTCGCCGCCGCGATCCTCGTGAATACCGCCGTCGCCGTCTCGCTGAAGGCGGGGCTGGCCGGGCTCAACAACGCCGGCCCGCACGGGCTGTCGGAGATCCTGTACGCCTATTCGTCCACGGCCGCCAACAACGGCAGCGCGTTCGCCGGCCTCTCCGGCGGCAGCTACTTCTACAACACGACGCTCGGGCTCAACACGCTCGTCGGCCGGTTCGCGATGATCGTGCCGATGCTCGCCCTGGCCGGTTTCCTGTCCGAGAAGAAGGCGGCGGCGGAATCGACGGCGTCTTTTCCGGTCACGACTCCCCTGTTCGTCATCCTCCTCATCGGCGTCATCGTGATCGTCGGTGCCCTCACGTTCTTTCCCGCGCTCTCGCTCGGCCCGATCGTCGAGCATTTCCTGATGCAGGCGGGGAGGCTCTTCTAACATGGCCGTCGCCGCCCGTCCGCTGTTCGATCCCGCGATCGTCCGTCGCGCCATTCGCGATGCGTTCGCCAAGCTCGCCCCGCGCGACATCGTCCGCAATCCGGTGATGTTCGTCGTGTTCGTGGGCAGCATCCTCACCACCCTCGTCCTGGCGCGCGACATCGTGCAGGGGCTGCCCGGGGTCGGATTCACGCTCCAGATCGCCGTCTGGCTCTGGTTCACCGTGCTGTTCGCCAACTTCGCCGAAGCGATGGCGCAGGGCCGTGGCAAGGCCCAGGCCGATTCGCTGCGCTCGGCGCGCACGCAGACCATAGCCAAGAAGCTGGACGATCCGACCAACAAGATCGCCGTCCTGGCCACGCCCGCCTCGCAGCTCCGCGTGGGCGACTTCGTGATCTGCACCCCGGGCGACGTGATCCCGGGCGACGGCGAGGTCGTCGAGGGCGTCGCCTCGGTGGACGAATCGGCCATCACCGGCGAGTCGGCCCCCGTGATCCGCGAGTCCGGCGGCGACCGGTCCGCGGTCACCGGCGGCACGCGGGTGCTGTCCGATTATCTCATCATCCGGATCACGGCCGGCCAGGGGGAGACGTTCCTCGACCGCATGATCGCGCTCGTCGAAGGCGCGATGCGCCAGAAGACGCCCAACGAGATCGCACTCACGATCCTGCTCTCGGGGCTCACGATCGTCTTCCTGCTCGCCGTGGCGACGCTCGCCCCATTCGCGGCGTATAACGGCACCATGGTGTCCATGCCGGTCCTGATCTCGCTGCTCGTCTGCCTCATTCCCACGACGATCGGCGGCCTGCTCTCGGCGACCGGCATCGCGGGGATGGACCGGCTCATCCAGCAGAACGTGATCGCGATGAGCG
The sequence above is drawn from the Gemmatimonadaceae bacterium genome and encodes:
- the kdpA gene encoding potassium-transporting ATPase subunit KdpA; translation: MTANGWLQIAFYAAALLLVTKPVGIYLVKVYDGSLHWLAPVERLLYRLSGVDPDEDQHWTRYAASMLIFSLATLLLTYVVLRVQQWLPLNPAHLPNVVARQAFETAASFTTNTNWQSYSGETTMSYFSQMTQLAFHNFASAAVGVALAIAFTRGIARHSAGKLGNFWTDLVRGTLYVFLPASLVFALLLVQQGAIQNFAHYVTVTTVEGARQVLAMGPVASQEAIKQIGTNGGGFFNANSAHPFENPTPWTNFWQMFTIFLVPAGLTYAFGRMVKNQKHGWALWAAMFVLFMAGTTTAYWAEARGNPIHRQLGVNTAATAGNPGGNMEGKEVRFGIANSALFATITTDASCGAVNAMHDSFTPLGGLVPLVNMQLGEVVFGGVGAGLYGMLVMVVLTVFIAGLMVGRTPEYLGKKIQAREVQMAMLYALVFAAAILVNTAVAVSLKAGLAGLNNAGPHGLSEILYAYSSTAANNGSAFAGLSGGSYFYNTTLGLNTLVGRFAMIVPMLALAGFLSEKKAAAESTASFPVTTPLFVILLIGVIVIVGALTFFPALSLGPIVEHFLMQAGRLF